Part of the Patescibacteria group bacterium genome is shown below.
AATGTCACAAGCCTTATAAATGGTAACGATACTGTTAGACAAGTTATTTTCTTTTGGTTTAAAAAACTATTTGGCAAAGAAATTAGTAAAGAGGGCAATCAATATTGGATAACAGAAGACGGTAATAAATTTCAATTGAATGCAGACGGCGACGGATATAAAACATTTTTTAATTTAGCTTATTATTTAACAACTCCAGATTATAAATATTTAATTTTTGATGAACCGGAAAGATTCTTGCATCCTAATTTGCAGATAAGCTTGTTTAATATGATAAAAAAGCTATCAAGGGATTATGGGAAACAGGTTTTTATTACAACACATTCATCACATTTTATCGACTTTCTTTCTGACGGAATTGAAGTTTTTCTTCTTAGTAAGCCAAAAAAAGAAACCTTTAACTTAACAGAAAAAATTAATAGCTCATCCGATAAAAATTTTACGACATGGATTCACTACAATAAACATATTTTATTTAGCAAAACCATTGTTTTATTGGAGGGGTACACTGATCAAATATTTTTAAATCAACTTTTACAAAAGTTGAATCATTCTGTATTTGGAAGAAATATTTCCTTTATTTCCGTGGCAGTAGAAAAAGAAAACGGTGGTAAGTCAAAAATTGTAAAATTTCAAAAAATTATTTCAGAATTTTTTACTTGTTGGAGTTTATTTGACTTGGATCTTTTGCTAAATAGTGGTGGGGAATTAAGTAAGTATTTAGATGCAACGGATGTTACAGAATTTGGTACATGGAGAAATAGTAAAACTCTTGATGACTTATCAAATCTACTAGCTGAACAAGAAATGACAAAAGTTTTTAAAACATTAAAAGCCAAAAAAGTATTAATTTTGGAAAAAGGTGCCATTGAGAAATATTGTAAAAAAATTGGTGTTGCTGATAAATTAAAAGATAAATTATATGAAGAAGTTGACTATCTAAATTCACTCACACTTGATTTAGTTGAATCTGAATATGGAGACTTAATTAATATAATATCTAGTCTAGATGGATTTAATTTTGATGAAAATGATGATTTATCGAATTTAGTTTTTAGATTGATAATGGACTTTGAAAAAGAGGCGAAAACTCTAAATCCATATCAATATTTAAAAATTCCAAAATCTATACAGGATCATTTATTTAGTGACCCAGACAAAGGAGCAAGTTATGAGTTTAGATTTAGATTTTTGAGCGATAAATTATTTTCCATTAAAAAAACTTTTTCAACGGACGAAAAAAAAGATTATATAGATTCAGTGTTTTCAAGCTCCAGTATCAGCCAAAGATATTTACAAAGGTAAAAATTATTAATAGACAAGAAAAAAATAACCAAATTAAATAATATGAAAACTATTTTAAAAACCAACATCACCGTTAAAGATATTTGCGATGGGTTTGTTTATAACGAACTTGAAGGCAAGGGCTTATTTGGTTTGTCCGGCAAGTTGACTATTCAACCGGAGTATCAACGCAATTATATTTATGCGTCTGACGGCGGGAAAAGAGAGATGGCTGTTATTGAATCAATACTCAAAGGTTACCCAATAGGTTTAATTTATTTTAATAAAGTTAGCGAAGATAAACTGGAAGTTTTAGATGGACAACAGCGCATTACCAGTGTCGGACGTTTTATCACCGACAAATTTGCAATCAAAGATGAAAATGGGATGCAATATTTCGGCGGTATGGCAAAAGACAAGAAAGCTAAGATTTTAGAAACAAAATTGCTTATTTATGAATGCGAAGGCACAGAAAGCCAAATAAAAGAGTGGTTTAAAACAATCAATATTGCCGGAGTACCGCTCGTCCCTCAAGAATTGTTAAACGCGATTTATTCCGGACTATTCGTTACATTAGGCAAAGAGGAGTTCAGTAACAGCCAAAATGCTAATATTCAAAAATGGAGCGCGTATATAAAAGGCAGCGCAAACCGACAGGCATTTTTTGAGAGGGCATTGGACTGGGCGAGTAAGGGAAATATTGATGACTACATGAGCCTCCATCGCTATGATAAAAATATTATTGAGTTAAAAAAATATTTCAATAGTGTGATTGACTGGGTCTCTAGCGTCTTCACCGATGTGGAAAGCGAGATGTGCGGACTTGAGTGGGGACGACTGTACGAGCAGTATCATAAGAAAGCTTATGACCCCAAAAAAGTGTCATCCGAAGTGCGTAAGCTCTATGGCGATCCATACCTCAAAAACCGTAAAGGTATTTTTGAATTTATTTTAGGAGGT
Proteins encoded:
- a CDS encoding DUF262 domain-containing protein, translated to MKTILKTNITVKDICDGFVYNELEGKGLFGLSGKLTIQPEYQRNYIYASDGGKREMAVIESILKGYPIGLIYFNKVSEDKLEVLDGQQRITSVGRFITDKFAIKDENGMQYFGGMAKDKKAKILETKLLIYECEGTESQIKEWFKTINIAGVPLVPQELLNAIYSGLFVTLGKEEFSNSQNANIQKWSAYIKGSANRQAFFERALDWASKGNIDDYMSLHRYDKNIIELKKYFNSVIDWVSSVFTDVESEMCGLEWGRLYEQYHKKAYDPKKVSSEVRKLYGDPYLKNRKGIFEFILGGSTDTKLLEVRIFDEATKKAVYATQTAKAEKKGESNCPHCAIGHDANKSKIWSLNDMDADHVAAWSKGGKSDIKNCQMLCKTHNRAKGNR
- a CDS encoding AAA family ATPase, which gives rise to MEIALPNQIYGDKKIIIDDSKSVFVFIGANGSGKSKLMDQIKAHMTQQTKIISDGINSVPPINTIDEESVKQNSWGNKVVDNVTSLINGNDTVRQVIFFWFKKLFGKEISKEGNQYWITEDGNKFQLNADGDGYKTFFNLAYYLTTPDYKYLIFDEPERFLHPNLQISLFNMIKKLSRDYGKQVFITTHSSHFIDFLSDGIEVFLLSKPKKETFNLTEKINSSSDKNFTTWIHYNKHILFSKTIVLLEGYTDQIFLNQLLQKLNHSVFGRNISFISVAVEKENGGKSKIVKFQKIISEFFTCWSLFDLDLLLNSGGELSKYLDATDVTEFGTWRNSKTLDDLSNLLAEQEMTKVFKTLKAKKVLILEKGAIEKYCKKIGVADKLKDKLYEEVDYLNSLTLDLVESEYGDLINIISSLDGFNFDENDDLSNLVFRLIMDFEKEAKTLNPYQYLKIPKSIQDHLFSDPDKGASYEFRFRFLSDKLFSIKKTFSTDEKKDYIDSVFSSSSISQRYLQR